One window from the genome of Oryza glaberrima chromosome 3, OglaRS2, whole genome shotgun sequence encodes:
- the LOC127767675 gene encoding protein PIR, whose translation MAIPVEEAIAALSTFSLEDEQPDVQGLAVLLSSERYATNSPIEYSDVAAYRLSLGEDTKAINQLNTLIQEGKEMASLLYTYRSCVKALPQLPDSMKHSQADLYLETYQVLDLEMSRLREIQRWQASAASKLAADMQRFSRPERLVNGPTITHFWSMLKLLDVLVQLDHLKNAKASIPNDFSWYKRTFTQVSTQWQDTDTMREELDDLQIFLSTRWAILLNLHAEMFRTNTVEDILQVLIVFCVESLELDFALLFPERHTLLRVLPVLVVLATSSEKESESLYKRVKMNRLLNIFKNDPVIPAFPDLHLSPAAILKELSSYFQNFSSQTRLLTLPSPHEIPPRELQDYQRHYLILNHMGTIRAEHDDFSIRFASAMNQMIILKSSDGADNDWSRDIKGNMYDIVVEGFQLLSRWTGRIWEQCAWKFSRPCKEPPSDSQHGSTTFFDYEKVVRWNYTGEERRALLELIGYIKSIGLMMQRCDTLVSEALWETIHMEVQDFVQDKLDTMLRTTFRKKKDLSRILSDMRTLSADWMANTSKGDPEHNSLETEEMRQSTFYPRPVAPTAAQIHCLQFLICELVSGGNMRKPGGLFGNSGSGIPVEDLKQLETFFYKLSFFLHILDYTATIGTLTDLGFLWFREFYLESSRVIQFPIECSLPWMLVEHVTETQDAGLLESVLIPFDLYNDSAQHALTCLKQRFLYDEIEAEVDLSFDLLVEKLNEIIFTYYKSCAASTLLDSSFTYLCDDGEKYFVKPLRFDAIFKLRRVMVLGRTIDLRSLITQRMNKLFRENIDFLLERFESGDLCGVVELQQLLDILELTHQSISKFLELDSYSLMLSEMQENLSLVSYSSRISSQIWNEMQTDFLPNFILCNTTQRFVRSLKGTHHSSQRSSASTGKAYFYCGSHDLTMAYQGISGLYRDFFGIPHMFAVVKLLGSRSLPGIIRALLDHISSKITAMVPKITALQEALPKSIGLLSFDGGIAGCQKIVHEILTWEAKSEVKTEVLHDLKEIGSALYWMSLLDIVLRQIDTTQFMQSAPWLGLIPGNDGQVKHAYSDNTPFTTLLSAATNAVASSPACPNPSSFLVMAKQAEAASLLYKSNLNSGSVLEYALAFTSAALDRHYSKWSATPKTGFIDITTSKDFYRVFSGLQYSYLEESINPSRKQEMLGDSVAWAGCTIMYLLGQQQHFELFDFSYQFLNVAEVENATVSLYQYSDRNKSPNFLQGYEGILEAMRKARRLNNHVFSMLRARCPLEDKIACAIKPSGAPLHRMKFTNTVSAFETLPQRAT comes from the exons atggcCATCCCCGTCGAGGAGGCCatcgccgccctctccacctTCTCCCTCGAG gATGAGCAACCAGATGTGCAGGGCTTGGCTGTGCTCCTATCGAGTGAAAGATATGCAACTAATAGTCCTATTG AATACAGTGATGTTGCTGCTTATCGTCTGTCATTAGGAGAAGATACAAAAGCGATCAACCAGCTG AATACTCTGATTCAAGAGGGAAAAGAAATGGCTTCTTTGCTGTACACATATCGTAGCTGTGTTAAAGCGCTGCCTCAG CTGCCCGATTCAATGAAGCATAGTCAAGCAGATTTGTACCTTGAAACATATCAAGTTCTTGACCTGGAAATGAGCCGCTTACGTGAAATCCAGAGATGGCAAGCATCTGCTGCTTCTAAG TTGGCAGCTGATATGCAGAGATTTTCTAGGCCTGAAAGACTGGTTAATGGACCCACAATAACTCATTTTTG GTCTATGCTGAAGTTGCTTGATGTCCTTGTGCAGCTTGATCATCTTAAGAATGCAAAAGCAAGTATACCAAATGATTTTTCATGGTACAAGAG AACATTTACTCAAGTAAGCACCCAGTGGCAGGATACTGACACTATGAGAGAAGAGCTGGATGATCTTCAG ATTTTTTTGAGCACCAGATGGGCCATCTTGTTGAATTTGCATGCCGAGATGTTTCGAACAAATAC TGTTGAGGACATTCTACAGGTTCTTATAGTATTTTGTGTGGAATCACTTGAGTTAGACTTTGCTCTTCTTTTTCCCGAGCGCCATACTCTACTTCGTGTTCTCCCAGTTTTGGTTGTTCTAGCAACTTCTTCAGAGAAAGAGAGTGAGTCACTCTATAAGAGAGTCAAGATGAACCGTCTTCTCAATATTTTTAAG AACGATCCAGTTATTCCAGCGTTTCCAGATCTGCATCTCTCTCCTGCTGCAATTTTGAAGGAGCTATCATcgtattttcaaaatttttccaGTCAAACCCGTCTTCTTACTCTTCCATCTCCTCATGAAATCCCCCCTCGAGAGCTACAAGA CTATCAGAGGCATTACTTGATTTTGAACCACATGGGAACTATCAGAGCAGAGCATGATGACTTCTCTATACGTTTTGCCTCTGCAATGAACCAG ATGATAATATTGAAGTCATCAGATGGTGCGGATAATGACTGGTCGAGAGATATTAAGGGGAACATGTATGATATTGTTGTTGAAGGCTTTCAGCTTCTTAGCCGATGGACTGGCAGGATATGGGAGCAGTGTGCCTGGAAATTTTCGCGCCCTTGTAAAGAACCACCTTCAGATTCTCAACATGGATCGACAACATTTTTTGACTATGAAAAG GTAGTACGCTGGAACTACACTGGAGAAGAACGGAGGGCTCTTCTTGAATTAATTGGTTACATAAAAAGTATTGGATTGATGATGCAACGCTGTGACACCTTAGTGTCTGAAGCCTTATGGGAAACGATACATATGGAGGTCCAAGATTTTGTACAGGATAAACTAGATACTATGCTCCGTACAACATTTCGGAAGAAGAAGGACCTATCTAG GATCCTCTCTGATATGCGAACCCTCTCCGCAGATTGGATGGCCAACACTAGCAAGGGAGATCCAGAACACAACTCGTTAGAAACAGAGGAAATGAGACAAAGCACATTCTACCCAAGGCCAGTTGCACCAACAGCTGCACAG ATTCATTGTTTGCAATTTCTCATCTGTGAGCTTGTATCTGGTGGTAATATGAGAAAACCTGGAGGACTATTTGGCAATAGTGGCTCTGGAATACCTGTGGAAGATCTTAAACAGCTAGAGACATTTTTCTATAAGCTCAGTTTTTTCTTGCATATTTTGGACTATACAG CTACAATTGGTACTTTAACTGATCTTGGATTTCTTTGGTTCCGAGAGTTTTACCTGGAATCATCTCGTGTTATCCAG TTTCCAATTGAATGTTCACTCCCCTGGATGCTGGTTGAGCACGTCACTGAAACACAGGATGCTGGTCTTCTTGAAAGTGTTTTGATACCATTTGACCTTTACAATGACTCTGCCCAGCATGCGTTAACTTGTCTCAAGCAGAGATTTCTTTATGATGAAATTGAAGCTGAG GTCGATCTTTCCTTCGATCTTCTTGTTGAAAAGCTTAATGAGATCATCTTTACATATTACAAGAGTTGTGCAGCAAG TACTCTTCTTGATAGTTCATTTACCTACTTATGTGATGATGGTGAGAAGTACTTCGTCAAACCCCTGCGGTTTGACGCCATATTCAAGCTAAGAAGAGTAATG GTCCTAGGGAGGACAATTGACCTAAGGAGCCTGATTACTCAGAGAATGAACAAACTGTTTCGGGAAAACATTGATTTCCTACTGGAGCGCTTTGAAAGTGGGGATCTATGTGGTGTAGTG GAACTGCAACAACTGTTGGATATTTTGGAGCTTACGCATCAGTCAATATCAAAATTTCTTGAGTTGGATTCTTACTCTCTTATGCTTAGCGAGATGCAAGAGAACCTTTCGCTGGTTTCTTATTCTAGTCGCATCTCTTCTCAG ATATGGAATGAGATGCAGACAGATTTCTTGCCCAATTTTATCCTATGTAATACCACACAGCGATTTGTTCGATCATTAAAAGGAACCCATCACTCTTCTCAGAGATCAAGCGCCTCTACCGGGAAGGCCTATTTCTATTGTGGATCACAT GATTTGACCATGGCATACCAGGGCATTTCTGGTTTGTACCGTGACTTTTTTGGGATCCCTCATATGTTTGCAGTTGTTAAGCTTCTTGGTTCCAGATCATTACCTGGTATTATCCGTGCTTTATTGGATCATATATCAAGTAAG ATAACAGCTATGGTGCCAAAAATAACTGCATTGCAAGAAGCACTGCCCAAATCTATTGGACTTCTTTCATTTGATGGTGGTATAGCAG GTTGTCAGAAGATAGTTCATGAAATATTGACTTGGGAAGCAAAATCAGAAGTGAAAACTGAAGTTCTTCATGATCTCAAGGAAATTGGGAGTGCTTTGTATTGGATGAGCCTTCTGGATATTGTTTTG AGACAAATAGACACTACACAGTTCATGCAGTCTGCTCCATGGTTGGGATTGATTCCAGGAAATGATGGGCAAGTGAAGCATGCATACTCTGATAATACTCCATTTACCACTTTGTTAAGTGCTGCCACCAATGCAGTTGCATCAAGTCCTGCATGCCCAAATCCATCTTCATTTCTTGTCATGGCAAAGCAAGCTGAAGCTGCCA GTCTACTCTACAAATCAAACCTAAACTCTGGGAGTGTGCTTGAGTATGCTCTTGCTTTCACGAGTGCTGCGCTGGATAGGCATTACAGTAAATGGAGTGCAACTCCAAAGACAGGATTTATTGACATCACCACATCAAAGGACTTTTATCGTGTTTTTAGTGGTCTTCAGTAT agcTACTTGGAAGAGAGCATCAATCCTTCGAGGAAACAAGAAATGCTGGGTGACTCTGTAGCTTGGGCTGGCTGTACAATCATGTATTTACTGGGACAGCAGCAGCATTTTGAGCTTTTCGACTTCTCTTACCAATTTCTCAACGTGGCAGAAGTAGAAAATGCAACAGTTTCACTTTATCAATATTCAGATAGGAACAAAAGCCCGAATTTCTTGCAG GGTTACGAGGGTATCCTTGAAGCGATGAGGAAAGCCAGGAGGCTCAATAACCATGTTTTCTCCATGTTGAGAGCACGCTGCCCCCTCGAGGACAAGATTGCATGTGCTATCAAGCCAAGTGGGGCGCCTCTTCACCGTATGAAGTTTACGAACACCGTTTCTGCGTTCGAGACATTGCCACAGAGAGCTACTTGA
- the LOC127767677 gene encoding dirigent protein 16 produces MSSFKSPAIPLAALVITVLHIAATHAQIPAATTTGAAVSATNPQNGGGGVSGGVGATAGGAHEPLELYMHDILGGSSPTARPITGLLGNIYNGQVPFARPIGFATPKNGVPIPNSNGAIPTYNGNNGIPLDTGLSGAGFLQPAKGASAAQVQLGPDGLSLGFGTITVIDDVLTSGPDLGAQPLGRAQGVYVASAADGSAQMMAFTAMMEGGEYGDTLNFFGVYKVGSAMCKLSITGGTGKFKGACGFAEVRPLIATGQHVTDGAETLLRISVHLA; encoded by the coding sequence ATGTCTAGCTTCAAATCGCCAGCCATTCCTCTCGCCGCTCTTGTCATCACCGTGCTCCACATTGCCGCCACCCATGCGCAGATacccgccgcgacgacgacaggtgccgccgtctccgccaccAACCCACagaatggcggtggcggcgtctcCGGTGGTGTAGGCGCCACCGCGGGCGGCGCGCACGAGCCCCTGGAGCTGTACATGCACGACATCCTCGGCGGCTCGAGCCCGACGGCTCGGCCCATCACCGGCTTGCTCGGCAACATCTACAACGGGCAGGTCCCCTTCGCGCGGCCCATCGGCTTCGCGACGCCCAAGAACGGCGTCCCGATCCCCAACTCCAATGGCGCCATCCCCACGTACAACGGCAACAACGGCATCCCGCTGGACACCGGCCTCTCCGGCGCTGGTTTCCTGCAGCCGGCTAAGGGCGCCTCGGCGGCGCAGGTGCAGCTCGGCCCCGACGGGCTCAGCCTCGGGTTCGGCACCATCACCGTCATCGACGACGTCCTCACGAGCGGGCCGGACCTCGGCGCGCAGCCGCTCGGCCGCGCGCAGGGCGTGTACGTGGCGAGCGCCGCCGACGGGTCGGCGCAGATGATGGCGTTCACGGCGATGATGGAGGGCGGCGAGTACGGCGACACGCTCAACTTCTTCGGGGTCTACAAGGTGGGATCCGCCATGTGCAAGCTGTCCATCACCGGCGGCACCGGCAAGTTCAAGGGCGCCTGCGGCTTCGCCGAGGTGCGCCCGCTGATCGCCACCGGGCAGCACGTCACCGACGGCGCCGAGACGCTGCTCCGGATCAGTGTCCATCTCGCCTAG
- the LOC127767676 gene encoding uncharacterized protein LOC127767676 isoform X1, producing MEADGGAAGEEAEERRRRRSELGSLVEAIKSSEVLENRISLINQLEDPFQLCADDLGLVVESLIASWDDSTCSGVSHCMLHKSILQVALKCSELDTTNCLGPFLTLGSKAGSWCVRHLLWSVESIDESEDAQEEEHSRLFPEIIALTLNISSKHLPVASKCIAEDTVHAVGDFILELLTLTESSILDKKLGTTGHVAKAAPVFLDETIKLCRVYSEAAKSDQCIMSMPKEETTEEHKETDLTSNIAQITACTIQSLCKIGTHAASSGGSQVILLNISWKGIISLLQLGKGMVEEKVNVREIILIPISVAIESLRVATERWCVPLQEVLGTAEARRAFLPIKYFLTNAVRICSIYPSEAMAIYKSIIRCALLISHSSILFCRNPRLKAASELLFELLEPSSFLLLDTLMKSTEVSPESKCQLVQYFLEKVRTGNPEYTGEVDHTMNFATLGCIFSVDSDVDNINRALLPAEFTVFLHFLNASPWLREEVVIELCKKLHLFLNILTLEDVYSYVLGCQIPALSSDDDSPKVVWQPVYTSLIQALKTFMIAASSSSAAWSEFEVFLLENLFHPHFLCLEILTELWCFFMHYAEAETSTYLINQLFLLLKTLASPEEVLAPLSALRKLARASCNILSYASSATIDQIYTMLNDSSSKSSILYLALLMEGFPFDSLSRGVKEHAVKTLFTSFAGYLQNQNYFKNHGEINLPTSSSSGIIGFPVHALASAFQSCEIKDVTIDEKSIATMFKIATSLINLYRTSPDSSKNLLVKHISSILVIITHMRHLCAFSELEKLTLELHTLFMSSFDNSNTAISQCKPSMASFMAILGHLNTTEDDANPLCSAMWDLFHFLLRERHWALIHLAMGSFGYFAARTSFAQLWKFVPVDAALSYTCTGVDIDEDGFMSELKAFLQKEVALRDDKWSEEQICSLVSEGRMLKKLVESCLEIPLVPEPEKVSITNYVKTKKRKMPDGICEGMPENVSVTNDVETKKRKMPDRICEGMMLVQNGLKIMRSALSETDLAELKDRFAVHLSRLEDAVSHLASFSDKI from the exons AtggaggctgacggcggcgccgccggcgaggaggcggaggagaggaggaggaggaggagcgagctcGGGTCCCTCGTGGAAGCCATCAAGTCCTCCGAG GTTTTGGAGAACAGAATTTCCCTTATCAACCAACTCGAGGATCCTTTTCAGTTGTGTGCAGATGATCTGGGCCTAGTAGTTGAAAGTCTGATC GCATCGTGGGATGATTCCACATGTTCCGGTGTATCACACTGCATGCTACACAAGTCAATTCTGCAGGTTGCTCTTAAATGCTCAGAATTAGATACAACCAATTGCTTGGGGCCATTTCTTACTCTTGGTTCAAAG GCTGGTTCGTGGTGTGTGAGGCATCTCCTGTGGTCTGTTGAATCTATTGATGAATCTGAAGATGCCCAAGAGGAAGAACACTCCAGATTATTTCCTGAG ATAATTGCACTGACCTTAAATATCTCTTCCAAGCACCTCCCTGTTGCATCTAAATGCATTGCCGAAGATACTGTGCATGCTGTTGGCGACTTTATTTTGGAGTTACTAACCCTGACTGAAAGCTCAATACTTGACAAG AAACTCGGAACTACAGGACATGTTGCTAAGGCTGCACCTGTTTTTCTAGATGAAACCATCAAACTGTGCAGAGTGTACTCCGAGGCTGCAAAATCAGACCAGTGCATAATGAGCATGCCTAAAGAAGAGACAACTGAGGAACACAAAGAGACAGATCTTACTAGCAATATTGCCCAGATTACAGCATGCACTATTCAGTCCTTGTGTAAAATAGGAACCCATGCAGCATCCAGTGGTGGAAGCCAGGTGATTTTACTGAATATATCATGGAAGGGCATAATTTCCTTACTGCAGCTTGGTAAAGGGATGGTAGAAGAAAAGGTGAATGTAAGAGAGATTATTTTAATTCCTATCTCAGTTGCCATTGAATCTCTGAGGGTTGCTACTGAGAGATGGTGTGTACCATTACAAGAAGTCCTTGGTACCGCTGAAGCTAGAAGGGCTTTCTTACCAATCAAATATTTCCTAACGAACGCCGTTAGGATTTGTTCTATATATCCATCTGAAGCAATGGCAATATACAAGAGTATAATCCGGTGTGCACTGCTGATTTCACACTCAAGTATTCTGTTCTGCAGAAATCCCCGGTTGAAAGCAGCAAGTGAATTACTTTTTGAGTTATTGGAGCCTAGTTCCTTTCTTCTGTTAGACACACTTATGAAGTCAACAGAAGTAAGTCCAGAGTCTAAATGCCAGCTCGTGCAGTactttttggaaaaagtacgaaccGGTAATCCAGAGTACACCGGAGAAGTTGATCATACAATGAATTTCGCTACATTGGGTTGCATTTTTTCTGTGGATTCTGATGTTGATAATATAAACAGGGCACTTTTACCTGCTGAATTTACTGTGTTCTTGCACTTCCTCAATGCTTCCCCATGGTTGAGGGAAGAGGTGGTCATTGAATTATGTAAGAAGCTACATCTGTTTCTTAATATTTTAACGTTGGAAGATGTCTACTCATATGTACTTGGCTGCCAAATTCCTGCACTAAGTAGTGATGATGATTCTCCTAAGGTTGTCTGGCAACCTGTATATACTTCTCTTATACAAGCCTTGAAGACTTTTATGattgctgcttcttcttcaaGTGCTGCTTGGAGTGAGTTTGAAGTCTTCTTACTTGAGAACCTTTTCCATCCCCATTTCCTTTGCTTGGAAATTCTAACAGAGCTATGGTGTTTCTTCATGCATTATGCTGAAGCTGAAACTTCAACCTATTTAATCAATCAACTATTTCTTCTGTTAAAGACTCTAGCGTCACCAGAGGAAGTTCTTGCACCTCTCAGTGCTCTGAGGAAGCTTGCTCGTGCATCATGTAACATCTTGAGCTATGCATCGTCTGCAAcaattgatcaaatttatacCATGCTGAATGATAGCTCTTCCAAGTCATCGATCTTGTACTTAGCACTGTTGATGGAAGGATTTCCTTTTGATTCATTATCTCGTGGTGTAAAGGAACATGCTGTGAAGACACTGTTCACTTCTTTTGCTGGGTATCTACAGAATCAGAACTACTTCAAGAATCATGGAGAAATCAACTTGCCAACTTCTTCTAGTTcgggcataatagggtttcctGTACATGCTCTAGCCTCTGCTTTCCAGAGTTG CGAAATAAAGGACGTTACCATTGATGAAAAAAGTATTGCTACTATGTTCAAGATCGCCACCTCTCTCATTAATCTTTATAGAACTTCACCTGATAGCAGTAAGAACCTCCTTGTCAAGCACATCAGTTCCATATTGGTTATTATTACGCACATGAGGCATCTTTGTGCGTTCAGTGAGTTGGAGAAGTTAACTTTGGAGTTGCACACTCTGTTCATGTCCAGTTTTGATAATTCAAATACAGCAATCTCTCAGTGCAAACCATCAATGGCTTCATTTATGGCAATTCTTGGTCACTTAAACACTACTGAAGACGATGCAAACCCACTTTGTTCTGCAATGTGGGATCTGTTCCATTTCTTGCTGAGGGAGCGGCATTGGGCACTCATTCACCTTGCAATGGGTTCCTTTGGGTACTTTGCCGCTCGCACTTCTTTTGCACAGCTCTGGAAATTTGTTCCTGTAGATGCTGCCCTTTCCTACACATGCACAGGGGTGGACATAGATGAGGATGGGTTTATGTCAGAATTGAAAGCCTTCCTTCAGAAAGAGGTAGCCTTGCGAGATGACAAATGGTCTGAAGAGCAAATATGTTCACTAGTTTCAGAGGGGAGAATGCTGAAGAAACTGGTTGAATCATGCTTGGAAATTCCTCTAGTTCCAGAGCCTGAGAAAGTTTCAATTACTAATTAtgtgaaaacaaagaaaaggaaGATGCCAGATGGAATTTGTGAAGGAATGCCTGAGAATGTTTCAGTTACTAATGATGTGGAAacaaagaagaggaagatgccAGATAGAATTTGTGAAGGAATGATGCTTGTACAGAACGGTCTCAAGATCATGCGGAGTGCTCTCAGTGAAACAGACTTGGCGGAGCTGAAGGACAGGTTTGCTGTACACTTGTCGCGCCTTGAGGACGCAGTTTCTCATCTTGCTAGTTTCTCTGATAAAATCTAA
- the LOC127767676 gene encoding uncharacterized protein LOC127767676 isoform X2, giving the protein MEADGGAAGEEAEERRRRRSELGSLVEAIKSSEVLENRISLINQLEDPFQLCADDLGLVVESLIASWDDSTCSGVSHCMLHKSILQVALKCSELDTTNCLGPFLTLGSKAGSWCVRHLLWSVESIDESEDAQEEEHSRLFPEIIALTLNISSKHLPVASKCIAEDTVHAVGDFILELLTLTESSILDKDMLLRLHLFF; this is encoded by the exons AtggaggctgacggcggcgccgccggcgaggaggcggaggagaggaggaggaggaggagcgagctcGGGTCCCTCGTGGAAGCCATCAAGTCCTCCGAG GTTTTGGAGAACAGAATTTCCCTTATCAACCAACTCGAGGATCCTTTTCAGTTGTGTGCAGATGATCTGGGCCTAGTAGTTGAAAGTCTGATC GCATCGTGGGATGATTCCACATGTTCCGGTGTATCACACTGCATGCTACACAAGTCAATTCTGCAGGTTGCTCTTAAATGCTCAGAATTAGATACAACCAATTGCTTGGGGCCATTTCTTACTCTTGGTTCAAAG GCTGGTTCGTGGTGTGTGAGGCATCTCCTGTGGTCTGTTGAATCTATTGATGAATCTGAAGATGCCCAAGAGGAAGAACACTCCAGATTATTTCCTGAG ATAATTGCACTGACCTTAAATATCTCTTCCAAGCACCTCCCTGTTGCATCTAAATGCATTGCCGAAGATACTGTGCATGCTGTTGGCGACTTTATTTTGGAGTTACTAACCCTGACTGAAAGCTCAATACTTGACAAG GACATGTTGCTAAGGCTGCACCTGTTTTTCTAG